A DNA window from Fibrobacter sp. UWR3 contains the following coding sequences:
- the ileS gene encoding isoleucine--tRNA ligase: MFREVKKEETFPQIEERVLALWDKDESFKKSLDSRPETEPYTFYDGPPFATGLPHYGHLLAGTIKDIVPRYWTMKGKKVPRGFGWDCHGLPIESLVQNELGLAGVAEIQKLGVDKFNETCRGKVLKYTSEWKKTVRRMGRWVDFDKGYKTMDKNFMESVWWVFKQCFDKGLIYQGYRIQPYSPALATPLSNFETNQGYKDRQDPSLTLIFPINSNEPKFKDTSILVWTTTPWTLYSNFCIVVGPDMDYNLVEQDGKKYWIAASRTAAYFKNPNIVDTCKGSELVGKDYEPLSRISDAFVTPDQLSRHYKIYPADYVSTEDGTGAVHTAPSFGEEDFQKGAELDLGLFDPLDTEGKFTDKVPMWKGLGAKEADKEIIRYFKEQGRVFKQDVIVHSYPHCWRTGVPLIYRALKTWFLKIDAPVTSKDGVTKTLKEWMVENNQTVNWVPDHIKNGRFGKWLEGARDWNLSRNRFWGTPIPVWLSDDGDMIAVGSIEELQQLTGVKLDDLHKHFVDKLTIEKNGKVYRRTPEVFDCWFESGSMPYASRHYPFENKELVERSFPADFIAEGLDQTRGWFYTLTVLSNALFQKPAFKNVIVNGIILAEDGSKMSKSKRNYPDPNDLIERTGADAIRLFMINSAALKAEDLRFSEEGVKGIVKQVMLPLWNAVAFFVSNHNADAAKGQLNWKPGQEVKSENELDRWMLATLQDLAAKVEVEMKAYRLYNVVPAVIAAVDDLTNWYVRRSRRRFWKSENDGDKNAAYATMYKVLVDFSKILAPFLPLLAEEIYQILVREVDANAPVSVHLCEFPSADKSLMDEKLVERIAMVRGMVEMGRVIRATNNVKNRMPIASMTVVAHGTEEKNVAETMKDLILEELNVREMKFLEDETKLVKLSAKPNFLAIKAKGPDYAKNMKVISAKLNSLTVDEIKALQAGETIKFDFGEVGADCLMLNRIVADGMAVEANQHFTVALDLKITDELRRACVARELVNRIQNRRKDQNYAITDKIEVTLFSASEVFKQAVAENEAYIAGETQAVAIKWAAAADGLEANDADGEAFSFTTVRA; this comes from the coding sequence ATGTTTCGTGAAGTAAAGAAAGAAGAGACCTTTCCACAAATAGAAGAGCGCGTGCTCGCCCTGTGGGATAAGGATGAATCGTTCAAGAAGTCGCTGGACTCCCGTCCGGAAACTGAACCGTACACTTTCTACGATGGCCCTCCGTTTGCAACGGGCCTTCCGCACTACGGTCACTTGCTTGCCGGTACCATCAAGGATATCGTTCCGCGTTACTGGACCATGAAGGGCAAAAAGGTTCCCCGCGGTTTCGGTTGGGACTGCCACGGCCTTCCGATTGAATCTCTCGTGCAGAACGAACTCGGTCTCGCTGGCGTTGCCGAAATTCAGAAGCTCGGTGTGGACAAGTTCAACGAAACTTGCCGCGGCAAGGTGCTCAAGTACACCAGCGAATGGAAGAAGACCGTGCGCCGCATGGGCCGCTGGGTGGACTTCGACAAGGGCTACAAGACCATGGACAAGAACTTCATGGAATCTGTGTGGTGGGTGTTCAAGCAGTGCTTCGACAAGGGCCTCATCTACCAGGGCTACCGCATCCAGCCGTACAGCCCGGCTCTCGCGACTCCGCTTTCGAACTTCGAAACGAACCAGGGCTATAAGGACCGTCAGGACCCGTCCCTCACGCTGATTTTCCCGATTAACTCGAACGAGCCCAAGTTCAAGGACACGAGCATCCTCGTGTGGACGACGACCCCGTGGACGCTGTACTCCAACTTCTGCATCGTTGTGGGCCCGGACATGGACTACAACCTTGTGGAACAGGATGGCAAGAAGTACTGGATTGCCGCAAGCCGTACCGCCGCTTACTTCAAGAACCCGAACATCGTCGATACCTGCAAGGGGTCTGAACTCGTGGGCAAGGACTACGAGCCGCTCTCCCGCATTTCCGATGCATTCGTGACGCCGGACCAGCTGTCCCGCCACTACAAGATTTACCCCGCCGACTACGTGAGTACCGAAGATGGTACTGGCGCCGTGCATACCGCTCCCTCCTTCGGTGAAGAAGACTTCCAGAAGGGTGCTGAACTCGACCTCGGCCTTTTCGACCCGCTCGATACCGAAGGCAAGTTCACCGACAAGGTCCCGATGTGGAAGGGCCTCGGTGCGAAGGAAGCCGACAAGGAAATTATCCGCTACTTCAAGGAACAGGGCCGCGTGTTCAAGCAGGACGTGATTGTCCATAGCTACCCGCACTGCTGGCGTACCGGCGTTCCTCTGATTTACCGCGCCCTCAAGACGTGGTTCCTCAAGATTGACGCGCCTGTCACGAGCAAGGACGGCGTGACCAAGACCCTGAAGGAATGGATGGTCGAAAACAACCAGACCGTGAACTGGGTGCCGGACCACATCAAGAACGGACGCTTCGGCAAGTGGCTCGAAGGTGCCCGCGACTGGAACCTTTCCCGTAACCGTTTCTGGGGTACGCCGATTCCAGTGTGGCTCTCTGATGACGGCGACATGATTGCTGTTGGCTCCATTGAAGAACTCCAGCAACTCACCGGCGTGAAGCTCGACGACTTGCACAAGCACTTTGTGGACAAGCTCACCATCGAAAAGAACGGCAAGGTTTACCGCCGTACGCCGGAAGTTTTCGACTGCTGGTTTGAATCCGGCTCCATGCCGTATGCCAGCCGCCATTACCCGTTCGAAAACAAGGAACTGGTGGAACGCAGCTTCCCGGCGGACTTCATCGCCGAAGGCCTCGACCAGACCCGCGGTTGGTTCTACACGCTGACGGTGCTTTCTAACGCCTTGTTCCAGAAGCCCGCATTCAAGAACGTGATTGTGAACGGTATTATCTTGGCCGAAGACGGTTCCAAGATGAGTAAGTCCAAGCGCAACTATCCGGACCCGAACGACCTCATCGAACGCACGGGTGCCGACGCCATTCGCTTGTTCATGATCAACTCCGCTGCCTTGAAGGCTGAAGACCTGCGCTTCAGTGAAGAAGGCGTGAAGGGCATCGTCAAACAGGTGATGCTCCCGCTTTGGAACGCTGTGGCATTCTTTGTGTCTAACCACAATGCCGATGCCGCCAAGGGCCAGCTCAACTGGAAGCCGGGGCAAGAAGTCAAGAGCGAGAATGAACTTGACCGCTGGATGCTTGCAACGCTGCAGGATTTGGCCGCCAAGGTTGAAGTGGAAATGAAGGCTTACCGCCTGTACAACGTTGTGCCTGCTGTGATTGCCGCGGTTGATGACCTCACGAACTGGTACGTGCGCCGCAGCCGTCGTCGTTTCTGGAAGTCCGAAAACGATGGCGACAAGAACGCCGCCTACGCCACCATGTACAAGGTCTTGGTTGACTTCTCCAAGATTCTCGCTCCGTTCCTCCCGCTCCTCGCCGAAGAAATCTACCAGATTCTCGTTCGCGAAGTCGATGCTAACGCTCCGGTGAGCGTGCACCTCTGCGAATTCCCGAGTGCTGACAAGTCCCTGATGGACGAAAAGCTCGTGGAACGCATCGCCATGGTGCGTGGTATGGTCGAAATGGGCCGTGTGATCCGTGCAACGAACAACGTAAAGAACCGTATGCCGATTGCCAGCATGACGGTGGTTGCTCACGGCACCGAAGAAAAGAACGTCGCCGAGACTATGAAGGACTTGATCCTCGAAGAACTCAACGTTCGCGAAATGAAGTTCCTCGAAGACGAAACCAAGCTCGTGAAGCTCTCCGCTAAGCCGAACTTCCTTGCTATCAAGGCGAAGGGCCCGGATTACGCGAAGAATATGAAGGTGATTTCCGCCAAGCTCAACAGCCTCACGGTTGATGAAATCAAGGCTCTCCAGGCTGGCGAAACCATCAAGTTCGACTTCGGTGAAGTCGGTGCCGACTGCCTGATGCTCAACCGCATCGTGGCCGACGGCATGGCCGTGGAAGCCAACCAGCACTTCACCGTGGCTCTGGACTTGAAGATCACGGATGAACTCCGCCGCGCCTGCGTGGCCCGCGAACTCGTGAACCGCATCCAGAACCGCCGTAAGGACCAGAACTATGCCATCACCGACAAGATCGAAGTGACGCTGTTCTCTGCAAGCGAAGTCTTCAAGCAGGCTGTCGCGGAGAACGAGGCTTATATTGCCGGCGAGACGCAAGCAGTCGCAATCAAGTGGGCTGCCGCTGCCGATGGCCTCGAAGCCAACGACGCCGACGGTGAAGCGTTCAGCTTCACGACGGTCCGCGCATAA
- a CDS encoding site-specific DNA-methyltransferase — protein MRNILIKGDNKKALHYLIDEKDLAGKVDLVYIDPPFATGGEFKKDLTGRVSTISNSSSGKIAYSDKLKGKDFIQFLQERVEIIYDLLSDRGSFYLHIDYKIGHYVKCMLDEVFGIENFRNDITRIKCNPKNFSRIGYGNIKDMILFYTKGKKPIWHEPREPMSEEDIAKLYAKVDKEGRHYTTVPIHAPGETKDGKSSQKFKGLLPPPGRHWRCSVEELEELDRQGLIEWSAKGNPRKINYADEHSTKKMQDIWTFKDPINPLYPTEKNHEMLQTIIKASSNADSIVMDCFAGSGGTLVAASQLGRKWIGIDQSEMAIETVRKNLSDNGIFASEDTYDYFDLSR, from the coding sequence ATGAGAAATATACTTATCAAGGGCGACAATAAAAAAGCCTTACATTACCTTATAGATGAAAAGGACCTTGCTGGCAAGGTTGATCTTGTCTATATTGATCCTCCGTTCGCAACAGGTGGTGAATTCAAGAAAGACTTGACGGGTCGCGTATCCACAATAAGTAATTCGTCTTCTGGGAAAATCGCCTACTCTGATAAATTAAAGGGTAAAGATTTTATACAGTTTCTTCAAGAACGCGTAGAAATAATTTACGATTTACTTTCTGATCGTGGTTCGTTTTATCTGCATATTGACTACAAAATTGGTCATTATGTGAAATGTATGCTTGATGAAGTTTTCGGAATAGAGAATTTCAGAAATGATATTACGAGAATTAAATGTAATCCGAAAAATTTTTCAAGAATCGGCTATGGCAATATTAAGGACATGATTCTCTTCTACACAAAGGGCAAGAAGCCGATTTGGCACGAACCAAGAGAACCCATGTCGGAAGAAGATATTGCTAAGCTCTATGCAAAAGTCGATAAAGAGGGACGTCATTACACAACTGTTCCTATACATGCACCGGGAGAAACGAAGGATGGAAAATCATCCCAAAAATTTAAGGGCTTGTTGCCTCCTCCAGGTAGACATTGGCGTTGTAGTGTAGAGGAATTAGAAGAACTAGATCGACAGGGCCTAATAGAATGGTCTGCAAAAGGCAATCCTCGAAAAATTAATTATGCGGATGAACATTCTACAAAGAAAATGCAGGATATTTGGACATTTAAGGATCCGATAAATCCGCTTTATCCGACAGAAAAGAATCATGAAATGCTTCAAACGATAATTAAGGCGTCTTCTAATGCAGACTCTATTGTTATGGATTGTTTCGCAGGTTCTGGAGGAACTCTTGTTGCTGCTAGTCAATTGGGTCGAAAGTGGATTGGAATTGATCAATCGGAAATGGCCATTGAAACCGTAAGAAAGAATTTATCTGATAATGGTATCTTTGCAAGCGAAGATACTTATGACTATTTTGATCTGTCTCGGTAG
- a CDS encoding restriction endonuclease, which translates to MLGLQRAKNQWTQKSIDYAANQSYLDDLYSVYPVVHENVRKIDVSVMHRVERYFNERDNYNLISSLLELPLFPVKDSYIPYLRKSKDAIRRNPNIIKRICGDLYEMGYQELFKRCTEPKEANRQMGPMFRNWLKSGALGLTPVGENTFERTTCNAVLDGSDNSMMEFARRKFGYKREKGLDFIARYNGTYVIGEAKFISDFGGHQNDQFVDAIETIKAPLTRTDVVKVGIIDGVPYIRNTGKLFLNLLKTEYNIMSALVLREFLESL; encoded by the coding sequence ATGCTGGGCTTACAGAGAGCAAAAAATCAATGGACGCAGAAAAGCATTGATTACGCGGCCAATCAATCGTACCTTGACGATTTGTACTCGGTTTATCCCGTCGTGCATGAAAATGTTCGCAAAATTGACGTGTCCGTCATGCATCGTGTAGAACGATATTTCAACGAACGGGATAATTACAACTTAATCAGTTCGTTGCTGGAGTTACCGCTGTTCCCCGTAAAAGACAGCTACATTCCTTACCTTAGAAAATCAAAGGATGCGATAAGACGAAACCCTAATATCATCAAGCGAATTTGTGGCGACTTGTATGAAATGGGCTATCAGGAACTTTTTAAGCGATGCACTGAACCAAAAGAAGCGAACCGCCAGATGGGTCCTATGTTTAGGAACTGGTTGAAGTCTGGTGCGCTTGGCTTAACGCCTGTTGGTGAAAACACCTTTGAAAGAACAACATGTAATGCAGTCTTAGACGGCTCCGATAATTCAATGATGGAATTTGCTCGCCGAAAATTTGGGTATAAGCGAGAAAAAGGACTTGATTTTATTGCGCGTTATAATGGAACATATGTAATCGGAGAAGCGAAGTTTATATCAGATTTTGGCGGTCATCAAAACGACCAATTCGTTGATGCCATTGAAACCATTAAAGCTCCTTTGACGAGAACCGATGTTGTCAAAGTCGGTATTATTGACGGCGTTCCTTATATACGAAATACGGGGAAACTATTCCTTAATTTGTTGAAGACTGAATACAACATCATGTCGGCTTTGGTTCTTCGTGAATTTTTGGAGTCCTTATGA
- a CDS encoding sugar porter family MFS transporter, with protein MSNARSNMRHIVLITLSAAIGGFLFGFDSSVINGANGALKAHFHATDYELAWSVSLALIGAAAGAFFAGRLADTFGRVRCMLAASFLFLISAIGSGVPFGIPDFIIWRIIGGVGIGVASIIAPIYIAETAPAHLRGRLGSMQQFAIVIGIFVALLSNYVIVRIAGSANNTFIGGFKAWQIMFWVEIIPAALYGIAAWRLPESPRYLVHKGRLEDAKRVLAKIDSEGVDREIEAIHETFRNEKPSKFSDLFEMIGGKKRITPILWAGLGLAILQQLVGINVIFYYGTMLWQSVGFGESDAFLTSVISSAINLVMTIAAIMLIDKIGRKPLLLIGSIGMAVTLSTLTVCFMSAGADGSLPGAAGVIALIAANLYITFFAVSWGPVMWVMLGEMFNNRIRTVAIAICGLAQWAANFIVTWSFPVLTGKQGIGVGPTYAIHSFFAIFSIFFVAKFIKETKGKELEDM; from the coding sequence ATGTCCAATGCAAGGTCAAATATGAGACATATCGTTCTCATAACCCTATCTGCCGCGATTGGCGGATTTCTATTCGGCTTCGATTCGTCCGTGATTAACGGGGCGAACGGAGCCCTTAAAGCACACTTCCATGCGACCGATTATGAACTCGCCTGGTCCGTTTCCCTTGCACTTATCGGTGCCGCAGCAGGAGCATTCTTTGCGGGCCGCCTAGCCGACACCTTCGGCCGCGTGCGCTGCATGCTTGCTGCTTCGTTCCTGTTCTTGATTAGTGCCATCGGTTCCGGTGTTCCGTTCGGCATTCCTGACTTTATCATATGGCGCATTATCGGTGGCGTGGGCATCGGCGTTGCAAGCATCATCGCCCCCATCTACATTGCCGAAACGGCTCCTGCGCACTTGCGTGGGCGTCTTGGCTCCATGCAGCAGTTCGCTATCGTGATTGGTATTTTCGTAGCGCTCCTCTCGAACTACGTCATCGTACGCATTGCGGGTTCTGCGAACAATACGTTTATTGGCGGCTTCAAGGCCTGGCAAATCATGTTCTGGGTTGAAATCATTCCGGCGGCGCTCTACGGCATTGCCGCATGGAGGCTTCCGGAATCTCCGCGTTACCTTGTCCACAAGGGCCGCCTCGAAGATGCCAAGCGCGTCCTCGCGAAGATTGATTCCGAAGGCGTCGATAGGGAAATCGAGGCCATTCATGAGACCTTCCGCAACGAGAAGCCTTCCAAGTTTAGCGACCTGTTCGAAATGATTGGCGGCAAAAAGCGCATTACCCCGATTCTTTGGGCGGGTCTTGGCCTTGCTATTTTGCAGCAGTTGGTGGGCATCAACGTCATCTTCTATTACGGCACCATGCTCTGGCAGAGTGTTGGCTTTGGTGAAAGCGATGCGTTCCTTACGAGCGTCATTTCTAGCGCCATTAACCTCGTCATGACCATTGCTGCCATCATGCTTATTGATAAAATCGGGCGTAAGCCGCTCCTGCTCATCGGTAGCATCGGTATGGCTGTAACGCTCAGTACGCTTACGGTATGCTTCATGTCTGCCGGTGCAGACGGTAGCCTCCCTGGTGCTGCGGGCGTTATCGCACTCATTGCCGCAAACCTCTACATCACGTTCTTCGCGGTGTCCTGGGGCCCGGTCATGTGGGTTATGTTGGGCGAAATGTTCAACAACCGCATCCGTACGGTGGCCATCGCTATTTGCGGCCTTGCCCAGTGGGCGGCGAACTTCATCGTGACCTGGAGCTTCCCGGTGCTTACGGGCAAGCAGGGAATCGGTGTCGGCCCGACATATGCCATCCATTCGTTCTTCGCCATCTTCAGTATCTTCTTTGTGGCCAAGTTCATCAAGGAGACGAAGGGCAAGGAACTCGAGGACATGTAG
- a CDS encoding carbohydrate binding domain-containing protein, with translation MRLVWSIVCCVLGMLAVVGCSSGGNSDPIAGIEIGNPALALTADFSVDYSEVEKNALLKSAAKDEPVLLDSFSMSLFEVRSYSSYYVAVSIDPIEGLPIWPEEDSPETSLPISFTEGSSVEEPFKNINLEDQGYLKEIGVSFKPEGAESTICGRVLIDGKYVPFVYDLNGFQRVRLRYHFSQIERVSDSVANLSVIFRVRYFVQGLDLTKAEIDEDGTIYFNNANNTALWNALNNNFVSAFRPLRYDFVDAQGNEGEDFVKDIWDGVVGAMSDNTIENGNFADGMAHWIFFTQMNGVATANVVEEKGGERYLKVVVTNGGNKSYSVQLIQEDVALVAKKKYKCVFTIWSDVEGQITARIGTYDDYETVGFMEHPIVKTSGQSFEKEFTPSESTPFARFELNLGKMERTFYIKDVKIYRIEE, from the coding sequence ATGCGTCTTGTTTGGTCCATAGTTTGTTGCGTGCTGGGAATGCTTGCCGTCGTCGGATGTTCTTCCGGCGGTAACTCCGATCCTATTGCCGGTATCGAAATCGGTAACCCGGCGCTCGCGCTCACTGCGGATTTTTCTGTGGATTATTCCGAAGTTGAAAAAAATGCCCTCTTGAAGTCCGCCGCGAAGGATGAACCTGTGTTGCTGGATTCATTCTCGATGTCTCTGTTCGAGGTGCGTTCTTATTCCAGCTATTACGTTGCAGTTTCCATCGATCCGATCGAAGGCTTGCCGATCTGGCCCGAGGAAGACTCTCCGGAAACTTCCTTGCCCATTTCGTTCACGGAAGGCTCCTCGGTGGAGGAACCGTTCAAGAACATCAACCTCGAAGATCAGGGCTACCTGAAAGAAATAGGCGTGTCGTTCAAGCCCGAAGGGGCAGAGTCCACTATTTGCGGTCGGGTACTGATTGACGGCAAGTATGTCCCGTTCGTGTACGACCTGAACGGATTCCAGAGGGTAAGGCTGCGCTACCACTTCTCGCAGATTGAACGCGTGTCCGATTCCGTTGCAAACTTGTCTGTGATTTTCCGCGTGCGTTACTTTGTACAGGGCTTGGACCTGACCAAGGCCGAAATTGACGAAGACGGGACAATCTACTTCAACAATGCCAACAATACGGCGCTGTGGAATGCCCTCAACAACAACTTTGTATCGGCATTCCGCCCGCTGCGTTACGACTTCGTGGATGCCCAGGGCAACGAGGGCGAGGATTTCGTCAAGGATATTTGGGACGGCGTTGTCGGTGCCATGAGCGACAATACTATTGAAAACGGTAATTTCGCCGACGGCATGGCTCACTGGATTTTCTTCACGCAGATGAACGGCGTGGCGACGGCCAACGTGGTAGAAGAAAAGGGCGGCGAACGCTACCTGAAGGTGGTCGTGACCAATGGTGGCAACAAGTCCTATAGCGTGCAGCTTATCCAGGAAGACGTCGCGCTTGTCGCGAAAAAGAAGTACAAGTGCGTGTTTACCATCTGGTCCGATGTCGAAGGTCAGATTACGGCACGTATCGGTACTTACGATGATTACGAGACCGTGGGCTTCATGGAACATCCGATTGTGAAGACTTCGGGCCAGTCGTTCGAGAAGGAATTTACCCCGAGCGAAAGCACTCCGTTTGCAAGGTTCGAACTGAACCTCGGCAAGATGGAACGCACGTTCTATATCAAGGACGTGAAAATCTACCGTATCGAGGAATAA
- a CDS encoding TIGR02147 family protein, with the protein MDNGEKIILTEPDVLQYTNFRVYLRDYYEYKKKTQPSFSLRFFAEKAGLSSHAHLKLTIDGKRNITKGTVLKLIQGLGLEKQRAAYFESLVFFNQAQNDTEKQIYYAQLLKASPRSKLHKMDQAQFRIFREWHHSVILEMVALKGFRPIPDWVSRKLRGMVTPSQVQESFDLLMELGLLVKTANGYRQRDPMLTTDDEVQDMMVKLYHQQMLRISANMMNELPSAERDISALTFSIKRSDFPNLKKHIQLMRKELLDFSAKPGEADDVVQVNIQLFPLTRGV; encoded by the coding sequence ATGGACAATGGTGAGAAAATAATTTTAACTGAACCGGATGTGCTGCAGTACACCAACTTTCGTGTGTATCTCCGTGATTACTACGAATACAAGAAAAAGACGCAGCCCTCTTTCAGTTTGCGTTTCTTCGCTGAGAAGGCGGGGCTGTCGAGCCACGCCCACCTGAAGCTTACCATCGACGGCAAGCGCAATATCACGAAGGGAACCGTACTGAAGCTCATCCAGGGTTTAGGCCTCGAAAAGCAGCGTGCCGCTTATTTCGAAAGCCTGGTGTTCTTTAACCAGGCCCAGAACGACACCGAAAAGCAGATATACTATGCGCAGCTCCTCAAGGCGAGCCCGCGCTCCAAGCTGCACAAGATGGACCAGGCGCAGTTCCGCATCTTCCGCGAATGGCACCACTCCGTCATTCTGGAAATGGTCGCCCTCAAGGGCTTCCGCCCGATTCCCGACTGGGTGAGCCGCAAACTCCGCGGCATGGTCACGCCCTCGCAGGTGCAGGAATCTTTTGACCTCCTTATGGAACTCGGCCTCCTGGTGAAAACCGCCAACGGTTACCGCCAGCGCGACCCGATGCTCACGACCGATGACGAAGTGCAAGACATGATGGTGAAACTCTATCACCAGCAGATGCTGCGCATCTCGGCCAACATGATGAATGAACTCCCGAGTGCGGAACGCGATATATCTGCACTGACGTTCAGTATCAAGCGCTCAGATTTTCCCAATTTGAAAAAACATATCCAACTCATGCGCAAAGAACTACTAGATTTCTCCGCAAAGCCTGGCGAAGCGGACGATGTGGTTCAGGTGAACATACAACTGTTTCCGCTTACTCGAGGAGTATAA
- a CDS encoding GNAT family N-acetyltransferase, whose protein sequence is MENFLDEIPDEELRGERVTLRLLHEGDAPALFSLIDGSREFLARHLPWPAECTCVEDVESRIDSWEIQAQMANGACWGIFAKGAGSSQSAGSLRPADGSVPASSQQHASDLQLAGVIILGWIQAAHLSASVSYWLGECFTGRGLATDALKILSHFAFNRLGLNRLEISASVTNKASQAVATRAGYTQEGFSREFERINGKFEDHVRFSRLARDPQ, encoded by the coding sequence ATGGAAAACTTCCTGGACGAAATTCCCGACGAAGAACTGCGCGGCGAGCGAGTTACGCTCCGCCTGCTGCATGAAGGCGATGCGCCCGCGCTGTTTTCCCTCATAGACGGCAGTCGCGAGTTTCTTGCCCGCCATTTGCCGTGGCCCGCGGAATGTACCTGCGTCGAGGATGTCGAGTCCCGCATCGATTCGTGGGAAATCCAGGCCCAGATGGCGAACGGCGCCTGCTGGGGTATCTTTGCGAAGGGCGCGGGCAGTTCGCAATCCGCGGGCAGTTTAAGGCCCGCGGACGGTTCAGTTCCCGCAAGCAGCCAGCAACACGCAAGCGACCTTCAACTCGCAGGCGTCATCATCCTCGGCTGGATTCAGGCGGCACACCTATCCGCGAGCGTGAGTTACTGGCTCGGCGAATGCTTTACCGGCAGGGGGCTTGCGACCGATGCCCTGAAGATCCTCTCGCATTTTGCGTTCAACAGGCTCGGCCTCAACCGGCTAGAAATTTCGGCATCTGTAACCAACAAGGCAAGCCAGGCCGTCGCCACCCGCGCAGGCTATACGCAAGAGGGCTTTTCCCGCGAATTTGAGCGAATTAACGGGAAATTCGAAGACCACGTGCGCTTTTCCCGCCTTGCCCGCGACCCGCAATAA